One Roseimaritima multifibrata DNA window includes the following coding sequences:
- a CDS encoding diphosphate--fructose-6-phosphate 1-phosphotransferase — protein MAAPRNMVVAQSGGPSPVINSTLRGIIETARELPEIGTVYGARHGIEGVLKEELLDLTAQTPEEVGLLRYTPAAGSIGTCRYKLKEGQNEDFDRVIEVLKAHNVGYFIYIGGNDSMDTANKIAALAQERGLDLVGIGGPKTIDNDVGDSEFKLIDHTPGYGSTAKYWMHNVQYANEENSGSCPADPVLVLQAMGRRIGFIPAAARLADPNREMPLQIYLAESPCSLEQMTDNVNEQLKRDGRCIVVVSEGFDVGSIGEVRDSFGHVSFGASQMTVAQKIVNHLNSVGIAAKGAARANVPGTDQRHSMAYASTVDLDEAYHAGEMACRLAAGNQSGYMSTILRNDGPIYSVRYDKVPLDLVANSERTFPKEWITADGNDVTDEFVKYATPLVGEGMVSLPMINGRQRMTRFEKIYADQKLPSYSLQADRG, from the coding sequence ATGGCTGCCCCTCGTAATATGGTTGTCGCCCAAAGTGGCGGACCAAGCCCCGTTATCAATAGCACCCTCCGCGGCATTATTGAAACGGCTCGTGAATTACCCGAAATCGGAACCGTTTATGGTGCACGACACGGTATTGAGGGAGTGCTGAAAGAGGAATTGCTGGACCTAACAGCTCAGACCCCCGAAGAAGTTGGTCTACTCCGCTACACCCCGGCTGCCGGATCGATCGGCACCTGCCGTTACAAACTAAAAGAAGGCCAAAACGAAGATTTCGATCGAGTCATCGAAGTCCTCAAAGCTCATAATGTGGGCTACTTCATCTATATCGGTGGCAACGATTCGATGGATACGGCCAACAAAATTGCCGCCCTGGCTCAAGAGCGTGGGCTGGATCTAGTCGGTATCGGTGGTCCTAAAACGATCGACAATGACGTTGGCGACAGCGAATTTAAACTGATCGACCATACGCCCGGCTATGGATCGACCGCCAAGTACTGGATGCACAACGTGCAGTACGCCAACGAAGAAAATAGCGGCTCCTGCCCCGCGGACCCGGTTCTTGTCCTGCAAGCGATGGGACGCCGAATTGGTTTCATTCCCGCCGCCGCACGACTGGCCGATCCGAACCGCGAAATGCCTCTGCAGATTTACCTTGCAGAAAGCCCCTGTTCGCTAGAACAGATGACGGACAATGTTAATGAGCAACTGAAACGGGACGGTCGCTGCATCGTCGTCGTCAGCGAAGGCTTTGACGTTGGCTCGATTGGCGAAGTCCGCGACTCCTTCGGCCATGTGTCGTTTGGTGCCAGCCAGATGACGGTCGCTCAAAAGATTGTCAACCATTTGAATTCGGTCGGAATCGCTGCCAAGGGCGCTGCCCGGGCCAACGTTCCTGGAACCGATCAACGGCACTCGATGGCGTACGCGTCGACGGTCGACTTGGACGAAGCCTACCACGCTGGCGAAATGGCTTGCCGTTTGGCGGCGGGCAATCAGTCGGGTTATATGTCAACGATCCTTCGTAACGATGGACCGATTTATAGCGTTCGTTATGACAAGGTTCCACTTGACCTAGTCGCCAACAGCGAGCGTACTTTCCCGAAAGAATGGATCACGGCAGATGGTAACGACGTGACCGACGAATTTGTCAAATACGCCACACCATTGGTTGGAGAAGGAATGGTTTCCTTGCCAATGATTAACGGTCGTCAGCGGATGACTCGTTTTGAAAAAATCTACGCGGACCAAAAACTGCCTAGCTACTCCCTCCAAGCCGACCGCGGTTAA
- a CDS encoding tetratricopeptide repeat protein, with product MTVAILLASTWGERLPGQELAQMQTDRRMDAVALAEKSIPASLPERSTGDWIRLGDAQLRAGQSVKATKSFEHALRLTPELEPQLWQYGIALFFANRPDDGKALFEKHRVVNPHDVENAAWHFLCVARATNLAEARKLILPAPDDRRPPMKQILQRLPGGGPEEIEAAVAALKETRGYDSARFYADLYLGLIAEAEGDLPSARRYMDRAAQTSFSHYMADVARTYAVYLKAQPGK from the coding sequence ATGACCGTTGCAATTCTTTTGGCGTCCACTTGGGGCGAGCGTTTACCCGGCCAAGAGCTTGCTCAGATGCAAACGGATCGACGTATGGATGCGGTCGCACTTGCCGAAAAATCGATTCCGGCTTCCTTACCTGAACGCAGCACAGGTGATTGGATTCGGCTGGGAGACGCCCAGCTGCGCGCGGGTCAATCCGTCAAAGCGACGAAGAGCTTCGAACACGCGCTTCGGTTGACGCCTGAACTGGAACCTCAGTTGTGGCAGTACGGGATCGCTTTGTTTTTTGCTAATCGTCCCGACGATGGAAAGGCATTATTTGAGAAACACCGCGTTGTGAATCCGCACGACGTCGAAAACGCCGCCTGGCATTTCCTGTGCGTCGCCCGTGCCACCAATCTCGCGGAAGCTCGAAAACTGATCCTACCGGCTCCCGATGATCGCCGTCCTCCGATGAAGCAGATCCTGCAGCGTCTGCCCGGCGGCGGGCCCGAGGAAATCGAAGCGGCGGTTGCTGCACTGAAAGAAACACGCGGCTACGATTCGGCTCGATTCTATGCGGACCTCTACCTTGGCTTGATCGCCGAAGCGGAAGGGGACCTCCCTTCCGCTAGGCGATATATGGACCGTGCCGCTCAGACTTCGTTCAGCCACTACATGGCGGATGTGGCAAGAACCTACGCGGTCTACTTAAAGGCTCAGCCAGGAAAATAG